Proteins from a genomic interval of Arvicola amphibius chromosome 17, mArvAmp1.2, whole genome shotgun sequence:
- the Thap2 gene encoding THAP domain-containing protein 2, which translates to MPTNCAAAGCAATYNKHINISFHRFPLDPKRRKEWVRLVRRKNFVPGKHTFLCSKHFEASCFDLTGQTRRLKMDAVPTIFDFCTHIKSMKLKSRSLLKKNDSFPPTGPWNLQSNSQQVLLEHSYAFRNPMEAKRRIIKLEREIASLRRKMKTCLQRERRATQRWIKATCFVKNLEAKNMLPKGLSEHILPTALNNLPLEDFKLLEQDQQGKPLPVL; encoded by the exons ATGCCGACCAATTGCGCCGCGGCGGGCTGTGCTGCCACCTACAACAAGCACATTAACATCAGCTTCCACAG gtTTCCTTTGGatcctaaaagaagaaaagaatgggtTCGCCTGGTTAGGCGCAAAAATTTTGTGCCAGGAAAACACACTTTTCTTTGTTCAAAGCACTTTGAAGCCTCCTGTTTTGATCTAACAGGACAAACTCGACGACTTAAAATGGATGCTGTTCCAACCATTTTTGATTTTTGTACCCATATAAAGTCTATG AAACTCAAGTCAAGGAGTCTTTTGAAGAAAAACGACAGTTTTCCTCCAACCGGACCGTGGAATTTACAGTCGAACAGTCAGCAAGTACTACTCGAACACAGTTATGCCTTTAGGAACCCCATGGAGGCGAAAAGAAGGATAATAAAACTAGAAAGAGAAATAGCAAgcttaagaagaaaaatgaaaacttgcCTACAAAGAGAACGCAGAGCAACTCAAAGATGGATCAAAGCCACGTGCTTCGTGAAGAATTTAGAAGCAAAAAACATGCTACCCAAGGGCCTCTCAGAACACATTTTACCAACGGCCTTAAACAATCTTCCTTTGGAAGACTTCAAACTTCTCGAGCAAGATCAACAAGGTAAACCATTACCAGTTCTCTAA